The sequence CCAGGAACAGCCCAGGAGCCCCTGGCAGGACAGGGAAACCCAAAGGGCTCAGCTGCCCTCCAAggtggagcagcccctgcccagctgtggggtTGAGgatgccctgggcagctgcccatgggatggggatggagctgAGGCTCCCTTTGGGGGTGTTTGAGGGTGTTTAGGGGTTGGACTGGCTCTgtccctggggaacaccactggtGACAGCCCCAGCCTGGTGTCCCTCTGTTCCCCACCACTCCCTGGGCCCGGGTTTGTCACCCAAACAGGGCACCCGTCCAAGCCACGGGCAGCCAGTTTCTCCCGAGAAATGCTGAATTATCCACTTCCCTGTTTGTTTGTGACTCACTTGAATCATCTTTTTGATGAGCTGGGACTCTTTTTGACAGCCTCACTCCTACAGATACCTTTATTCACACTGCCAGACTTGCTGCCATTTATCTGCCCCCATTTAGGGCATTTTTTGTACAAATCGATGACCTTGGGCCAATTGATCTGCCACGATCCCCACAGGattcttcagcagctggaattgGTCTGGAATTGGAAAGAATGGTCTTGCCTAGAGCTGTGTGACTGCAATTCTCAGTCAAAATGAGAGTTAACAAGACTTTTCTTGTTGCTCTTTGGTGCTGGAAATCCAAGGATCCAGCAGAATATTGGGATGTGTGAAGGACAGGGCAGGAACTGGTTCTCCAAATCATAGAAGCATTaaagaaaagacctttaaggtcaaGTCCAcccattaacccagcaccaaATTGTGTCCCCAGGTGACACATCTTGGGATGGGGATCTCACTCCAAATGCCATGTTCACCCCGAGCACTGTGACTCAGAGCCGGAGCCCACACAGAGGTGCAGGATGATGACAGCAGGGCACAACCTGGAGATGGAAGATTGCCAAGAGTGGGGCTGAGGGCCACCAGCTCAGTGTCCCTgtggctttggcagtgctgcatGGCAGGAGGGTGGCTGCAGTGCCAAATCACTGCCCTTTTCCCGGGCATAATCCCCCACTAATCCCTTTGGGATTTACTGGAATGCCAGgtgtgctgcagcctcctgcctggGAGAGGTTGGTCTTTTCCTGGCCATTCTTCCTCTCAGTCTGGCACAAAACTCACTCTGTCTTTGATGCAGGACCACAGGAAACCTGTCCTGGGTTGTGGGCCTTCCCTCAGGATCCTCGGAGAGGGAAAGAACATTTGGGAACTGGAATTACAAACCCATCTCCGCTTTGAAGGCAGAATTACTGCCACAAAGCCACACACACGAGGGTCAGAGGCAGCTCATGAGGCTGTGCCTTCTTCAGAACCTCGAGCCACGGGACCCCTTTGCATAATTTTTGTCAATGAGTGTCACTTCCCAGAGGGAGGTTGCATAACCCCAGTGGTTTTCTCTGCACTTGCACGGGATCAAAGTGCTGCCAGTGCCtttcatttcttcctgctgtgggCTCCTGTTTTGGGGGAAGGCAGAGGTTGCTGTGATCCCTTTGGTGCTGCAAAATGTGGGGTCCCTCTCCTCAAGAGGTGCCCAGAGCATCCCCCTGCCTCACGGGCagcagttggacttgatgatcctcgTGGATGCCTtgcaactcagaatattctgtgattctcctcttatttatttttgggaATGTGCAGCCCTAAAGGGCAGGTTTCTCACCCCGGGACTGAGCAAATTTGGGGTCTGCTCTGGCCCCACACTGTCTCAGCTGCTCGCCCTCAGTCAGGGTTGGTccctctgcacagccccagAGGGTGAGGGGGGTTTTAGACTTAATTCCATCCTTTTCTTTGGGTTTCTCATGCAAGGCAGTGCCACAATCATCAGATTATGCAAGACCAGGGCCACATTTGCTCAGCAGAGGAACCTCTCCCAGTCCATGTGAGTCTGTCCTGGTGGTGAGGTGGCCACAGCCTGGCTCAGGAGGAATTTATGGGAACCTTTGGGGCCTTTTTGTTTGACTGCACCTGCCCCACCTGCCTCTTCCTTCCTCAtttgttcccttttcccttttctctccttggTGCACGAAATTTTGATGGTGTTGAGAACTTGCCCGTAACCAGACAAGCTAAAAACAAGTGGCAGCTTTGGCCCTTTACTCCCCTCCCTAACAAAAAtgggctttttctctctttagtTCTTCAAATTTGCATTTGTAAAGCCGAAgtttctctttccctgcctttcctcctccccaaatTCGTGCTTGTCTGCTGGATCCAAACATCATCTGCTCACAGACGAGGCCTTCCACGgcaggagaaataaaaccaccCAGCCATTTCTTTACTCTCCCTTTAGATCAGTTCCCTGTATCTAATTCCTCAAACAGAATTAAACACAAACTCCCTGCCTTTGTGCTTTTGTGCAATTCACCGTAATACCCTCGATTCCAGttataatggaaaatatttcatcagcATCCAGTAAGAAGTCCCATCCGGTCCTCGGCTGAATGGAGAACCGAAAGCTTGGCCAGTCACTTCTGCAGCAAAGAGGAAatggttttgccttttccacCAGAAAGCATCTATTAATTGTGAGATTCTCCGTGCTTCCTGCCGGATGATAAGTCACCCTCTGTCATCCTCTGGAAACTGCAGTGCTCACAGTGCCCCGATCTCAGTTTCCAAGGTTTTCTGGCTGTGGGATGTTCCTCACCACTCTCCTGGCATTTGTTgtcccccagtgctgctctcttGTCCATCCTGccccttctccctctgtttGGGCTCCCACCAAGGCAATAGCACCCAAGTCCAGCTCATCTCTGGCTCAGGGCTGTCctttccataaaaaaacccatcccagGGTTTGGATAGCTCAGGATCTTGTTCCTGTGGTTGAGCCAGACAGCAATTCCTGGTTTCCTTCACCCTAACAGCCTGTCTGTCCCCACTCCCACTTCTCCCCCAtgcacagagcaaagctggCCCTGCTAAGGGCAGGAGAGGTGCCAGAATTCCAGGGGTGGCTGGAGGGCAGAGGTGTGGGAATGTCTCTGTGGGACATGTGGGGTTTACAGGCAGACAGGTTcatgaaagcacaaaaaactTCTGCTGGCTCATCCTGAACTTGGGATTCCTCTGCACAAAGGGGGTGCTTTGAGTTTTAGAGAAACCTCTGGGTGCCTCTGCaatgagcagagcagaaaaccAGAATAAACTCGTGCAGATCTGCATTCCCCCGAGGAGCCAAGtcccttccttctgcctttgTGTTCCCAGGGACATGGCACAAGCAGCAGGTGAATTCTCCAAGCCTTTCTGATGGAGAGCCTGGTTATTGTTAAATCCAAAGGATTCATTGATTCCTTTGCAGCCCCGTGCACAGAGTGGCTGGAACAGAAATAGCTGAAAATTGGGAGTTGGAGAAAGAGCTGGAACAGCTGGACCTGTTCCTCCACCACCCCAAGACCAGCTTagcactgcccagctcctcctgacCAACTCCAGGAGATGATTCGCAGCCATTCCCACCTCAGAGAATGGCAGGACCTGGTGGCTGGGGAAGGTTTGCTGGCcaagaggcagctgctgtgagtGGGGAAGGGAGCACAGGCACTGCCATGGCTCAGCACTTTGGGCAGTTGGACTTTTCCCTCGAATCAGTCAGGAATTAGTCATGCCCAAGGCAGGGTCAGCAGGAAGGCCAGGGGAAGCTGGGGGTTTGCATGGTGACTGCAAACCCTCTGTGGCAGcatcagggaaaggctggaaaaagaaaaaaaaaaaaggagtatgGAGTGATTTTGGCAGCTCACTCTGTCTGGGTGTGCAGCAGAGGGGGGTGTTTGGGAATTACCCTCTGGCATTGCAAATGCTGCCCTTTTTCACTCACTCTCCATTTTCCTGGAGGTTTCATCTGCAGTGAGCTGATCCCAGTGGGCACCAGCAGGatcctctcctctctctggctTCTGCCCTTAATGCTGTCCCTGACAGAGGGAGCTTTGCTTTTTGGGGCTAAATCAGGAGAGATTAAATTGGATTAAATGACCCTGCTTGGGAAGAAGTGGGCAAGCAGTTAATTGCAACAATTTGAGCGTTGAGAGGCTGCAGCCAAAACTGAAAGCCTTAAAGAGGTGTAAACtcagccagggacagggaaggtagcagggcaggctgcaggCCTGGATCAGAGCATGGACCCCGTGTCTCTGCAACCTTTCCAGTGAGGAAATTGATCTTTTGACCACATCACAGCAAAAAGGGACAAATGTGAGCCCCATGGTGACTTCCAGCTCAACACAACCCTGTCCCTTCACGATCTCTGCTGTCCAAGCAGGAGTTGGGGTTACCAGTGCAGAGGAATGTGTGTGCAGTGGTTCCTCGCTCCGGATCCCTGTGGTGGAGCAGGGTGAAGAAGTGGCATTTGTGGCAAACTCGGGGAGAAGTTGGGATCTGACTCCTGGCAGTGGTGTCctgccagaagcagcagctgggggtgTCCATGCCAGGGCACCTGAGCTGGGCTATTCcacccccagagctgctccagagccctgcCATGGTTTGGGACCACCAGGCACCCAAAGAGCACCCTGAAAGCTGCAGCCTCGTGGCCGGCGCTTCCCCTTCTGCGGTTTCCTCGCCTTCTTCAGCTCAGCGAAACTGGGTGATCCTGACACAATTTCCCTGGTATGATGCCAtcactttctttccttgaagCCCTGCACCCGCCCTCCGAGGAGGATAAAAGGGGAGCACGGCCCCAGGGGCCACAGAGAGAgtcctgcagcctccccagctccagctccagcttcGCTCGCAGAGCCCTCAGCCCACAGCACCATGAAAGTCCTGGCAGCCACCCTGGCCACTCTGCTCCTCCTGGCCACCTGCTCCCCATCTGAGGGCCACCTTGGTGAGTCCAGCATCACTGCAtcctccctgggagctgccagagagtcccagctctggcagggcGGCGCtggtggctgtggggagggtTGGGGGGTCTGTATGCAGGTTTGGAGCTGGGGGGCTCCTGGAGGGGGTTCTGCCAGGGATGGTGGCACGAGATGGCAAATCCCTGGTGGGGggcagaggctgtgctgcagctgaggcgTCACCAGGGccgtgtgtctgtcccctcaCAGATGGTgtccccagcacctgctgcttcAAATACCATAAAATGCCCATCCCTCGGCGCCTCGTCAGCTCCGTCTTCgtcaccagcagctcctgcaccaaGCCAGGCGTGATGTGAgtacccagcactgccagcgCTCGGGGCAGTGCCCAGGGGTGCCAGGGGGCACTTGGGGACGTTCGTGGGACACTcgaggtgctgctggtgggactCAGATGCCACTGCCTCAGCCCAGCACCTCAAGGCAGGTTTTGTTCCGGCAGTGTGGTCACCAAGAAGGAGAAGATGCTGTGTGCAGATCCACAGGCACCATGGGTGAAGGAGCTCCAGAAGCACTTCCAGAGCCTGGAAAACTGAGCCTTCCCTGCTGACATCCACAATCCCACCCCTGCATGGCTTCCAGCCTCGGGCACACCAGAGAGGATTTGACATCCCCTTCTTCGAcggggaaaattattttatttatcttatttAAGTTAAactaaatattctttttctaagcacaaaaattatttaaactgtGTCAGAataataaactaaaataaagttCATTTCAATCACATCAATGTGTCTGGTCATGAAGAGTCAGCTTTGATGCCTCCTTGCACCAAGGTGGGagaagagacccacaaggaccCCCTTGCCCTCCCTTCACCCTGGGTTTGCTGTTCCCCAGCCTGGGTCCAGCTCTGGTGCcacccagcctgtccccacAGGTAACACCAGTGGTGGCTTTTGTTTAGGGAATGTCCTGGAAGCACCATGGTGCCACAGGAGAGTCAGGGCATGATGTTCCATGGGATGGAATATCCTTTGCCCATCTGGGATCAGACTCTGCCcccccccagcagctcctcaagTCCTTGATGAAGGAAAACAACACATCAGAACAATTAAAACATCAGCGtattatcaacattattctcatgcTGGATCCATCAGCAAATATCtaaaaaatgataataaaattgAGCAGCAggtccttccccagctccattgccccACACCACTGGTGACACCACCAGCCAGGACATgggcagctccatccccagaCACAGGACATGAGGACACTGTGCCCCAACCCAAATTTCTGTGCCACCCAACTCTTCGTTAACAGGCACATTGCTAAAGTGGAAACTGTTTGGGTTTGAATATCctgacatattttaaataccaCACCTCATAGCTGCCTCTTGTAAGCTCAGAGATATTTGTGGTGAAGGAAATGCAGTGGATCTCACTCATCTGGGCTTCAGGAAGACACTTGAATTAAGGCCAAAGAGTAAATCATGAGCAAAGGCAGAGAAGATGTGACCAGCATATGAAAAGTGAATTTGGTCAAGAGCTGCCTGAAAGGGGCACGGTAATTGCTTCAGCTGCAAGGGGCTGTGTCACACTGAGAGGGGGTTACCCACACAGTTCCTTGGGTTTCTGCCTCAAAAAATATCCTGCTTGACATTTGCATTAATGACCTTGGCACACAAagcaggggaaggcagaggaaatgtGCTGATGAGGCAAAACGAGATCGGATCATCAATCTGGAGCAGGCCAGGAAATCACACAAAAGGATTCTACTGACCTTGAGGGATGGAGAAAGGATCCGAGGCAGCGGTACAGAGTAGGATCCTGCTGGTGGGGACTGGGATAACAGGAATAGCCACTCCAGTCTGGGATCCTGTGAGCTGGGAATGTCTGGGGCAGGGAAAGACCCATGGCACACATCACAAGGCTGATGTTAAACAGCATGAAAAGGGTTCGATGCAAAAAGCTTGGGTTGAAAAATGAGGGACTGATCCATGTGAAGGCATCAGAGGTTGGAAGGAGGTGCAGGGGGCACTGCTGGTGTGAGGACAGGCTGGAAACTGCCTGGGAATACCAACAAAGGGGAAATCAGCTTTCCACAGGGGAGCTGTGAGGATCTCATGCAGGTTTCTGACCCAAGATAAAAACCAAGCACTGCTCCCACAGACACCAGTCCTACCAGCAAATTCCACAAGCCATCCAGACTGGAGCTGAGATTTCCTTCCCAGTGTGAACTGGCTTGTCTTTACAAGGGTCACATAGGCCTGTGAGAGCCCTGTTTTCCAAGGTGTCCCTAAAAGCAGCGCTGCTGTGGAATCCAGCACTCTCCAAGGCTGTCCAGCCACCAGCAGCCTGCTCtcattcccaggaaaagcaCCAGATTCACTCGTTCCCCTGGAGGTGGTTTTGGtggttgtggggttttggtgTGAGCTGCCTCACTCTGAAACCAGCTCAGCTCAAGCCTTCAGTCTGGAACCAGGGACTAACAGCACTTCTGCCCAATTTCCTCCAGAATATCTTTTTTGGGCACTCCCATCTCTACCAGCCCCTCTTCCTGGGCcctgaaggagcagagctgagtcTGGTTGTGCATGCCCCATTTCCTAAGCTGACCTCTTGCTGTTTCAGCTCCCCAGGgctgaattaattttgtaattcCAACCTTTTACTCTCCACCTTCCCCGTGTGTgcccatcccagcaggaatgtGCCACTATCCCTGCAGTACTCAAGCACATCAAATCACCTCTGGGATCATCAGGggtttctatttctttatttccctccTTTCGGTTTCTTCCACATCCTCATCTTTGATTAAGTCCCTCAGAGCTTCCTGGGCCACCTCACTGCTGAGCTGAAAGGTTTTTATAGCACTACTTTAAATTTTCAGGCTCTGTCTATGGACTTCCTCTTTCTCTGGAATTTCTCTTTCGAATTCACTGGGACAAGACTAATTCTGGGGTCTGCTTGGATCCCTTTCCTGTTCAACCACAGGATGTGGCACTGACTCACGTTGTAGGGAGAATTACATAATGGTCCCTCACTTCTGTCCCCGCCAATCTGTGAatcccagcacccacagcatcCCTCCACTCCCAAATCCCAGCCAAAGCTGTCTCTCTGGaccctctctcctgcttttctcctgatttttcctcctgtgaaCTCCCCAGCATGGGAGGCCCCAGCAGGACACGCTGTCAaacctttgctttgcttttaggACCAAGCCAGGAGTAATGACAACCATCAACCCTTTCCCATCCTTTTAAGAgccagtttttttcccctgctgggTGTAATTCAGCATGACAAAGCCTCCTCCTCTCAGGAGAGGCATCACTCCTGATTCAGAGTGCTTTTTGGtgtgaaagctgctttttacCCTGGGCTAAACTCCTCAGTGCAGCCCCAGGGTGGGCTCTCCTGTGTGCCCAGGGCCTCTCCAAAGAGCTGACCCTGCTACCCCCCAAAAACGCCTTGCAGGAAGGTGGGAAAGAGTGCAGACAGTGCAGAGaaccagaaaaaatacaacCAGGTTTTGCATCCGAGCCTGGCTTTTGCCCATCGAGCTGAGTGAAGAAACAGTGACTTTGCAACCAAGGGCTCACGACAGCTGTCCCCACACCAGGACTGTGCCCCCAtcaccaggagcagcaggctgggagctcAGGTGACAATGACAAATTACAGGTGCCAGGCTAGAGCTCCATGCACACTCCTGAGGTTGTGCCACAAGTgccagggatgctctgggaggGACACAGCCTCCAGCAAACACCTTGGGCACAAGAGGCAGCAGACCTTGGGgacaagcagaggaaaaacacagacaCGGGGATGTCtgcaaggaggaagaggaaggagttTGCTCTGTGTGTGATTCTGCAAGATGTGAactcatcctgctgctggtaAATgggctccagagcagcagcacggGCAGGACAAGATCTGGATGACTCAGGGGTCAGCCACATGTGTGGTGGTGCCCAAATTCCAGGGTCAGGTCAACCCTGGATCATGCAGGAGAGGTGAAAATGAACGGGGTTTTGAGAGATAGGTCCCAGCAGATGATGTGCTGTCTCCAAGGATTGAAGAGCATTTGCTGCCCCTTCCATGGCTCAGGAGCATCCTGAGGAGCTTCCCATCTACACAGTTCCCCATCCAAGGGTTTCatgagggaagggagaggccCTTGGGGTTAGAGCAAGTggtttttcagagaaaaggagaaaacagggcTTCGGAGAGTCAACTTCCACTCACTGAAATCTAGGA comes from Corvus cornix cornix isolate S_Up_H32 chromosome 19, ASM73873v5, whole genome shotgun sequence and encodes:
- the LOC104691091 gene encoding C-C motif chemokine 3, with the translated sequence MKVLAATLATLLLLATCSPSEGHLDGVPSTCCFKYHKMPIPRRLVSSVFVTSSSCTKPGVIVVTKKEKMLCADPQAPWVKELQKHFQSLEN